The Polyangia bacterium genome has a segment encoding these proteins:
- a CDS encoding acetyl-CoA C-acyltransferase: MPSGSENPVPNGRRAVVVGGVRTPFVKALAEFLKLDTIALGAAAVRGLLARFPSARAEIDAIVWGGVILPGLSPNVGREIALDLRLDPAVEAMTVTRACASGLQAVTLAAAAIERGEADVIVAGGSDSTSNAEVKLPQKVVHAAVPLIYGKPTPADVLGVLAQMFPLSEVLPRVPRVAERTTGKLMGESAEEMARRNEVSRAAQDELAVRSHQRAAAAIASGRFADEVVPIEAGGRWVHTDTIVRADTSVEKLAKLKPVFAADGTLTAGNSSPLTDGGAAVLLMSEDKARALGLRPLARFASWAYVGVDPADQLLIGPALAMPLALDRAGCALHDVDLVDMHEAFAAQVLSVLKLLGSDAFARLRLARSAAVGRIDLERLNVHGGSLALGHPFAATGARMVTTMANELASTGKRRALLGICAAGGLGAAAVLENAASAGL; this comes from the coding sequence TAGCGGAATTTCTCAAGCTGGACACCATCGCGCTGGGGGCGGCGGCGGTCCGCGGTCTGCTGGCCCGCTTTCCGTCGGCGCGCGCCGAGATCGACGCGATCGTCTGGGGCGGCGTGATCCTGCCCGGGCTGTCGCCCAACGTCGGTCGCGAGATCGCGCTCGACCTGCGCCTTGATCCCGCCGTCGAGGCGATGACGGTCACGCGCGCCTGCGCCTCTGGGCTGCAGGCGGTGACGCTGGCGGCGGCGGCCATCGAGCGCGGCGAAGCGGACGTCATCGTCGCGGGCGGATCGGACTCCACCAGCAACGCCGAGGTGAAGCTGCCGCAGAAGGTGGTGCACGCCGCCGTGCCGCTGATCTACGGCAAGCCCACGCCCGCCGATGTGCTGGGGGTGCTGGCGCAGATGTTCCCGCTGTCCGAGGTGCTGCCGCGCGTGCCCCGCGTCGCCGAGCGCACCACCGGCAAGCTGATGGGCGAATCCGCCGAAGAGATGGCCCGGCGCAACGAGGTGAGCCGCGCCGCTCAGGACGAGCTGGCGGTGCGTTCGCACCAGCGCGCGGCCGCCGCCATCGCCAGCGGCCGTTTTGCCGACGAGGTGGTCCCGATCGAGGCGGGCGGCCGCTGGGTCCACACCGACACCATCGTTCGCGCCGACACCAGCGTGGAAAAACTGGCCAAGCTGAAACCGGTGTTCGCCGCCGACGGCACGCTGACCGCCGGAAACTCCAGCCCGCTGACCGACGGGGGCGCAGCGGTGTTGCTGATGAGCGAGGACAAGGCGCGTGCGCTGGGCCTGCGCCCGCTGGCGCGTTTCGCCAGCTGGGCGTACGTCGGCGTCGATCCGGCAGACCAGTTGCTGATCGGCCCGGCGCTGGCCATGCCGCTGGCGTTGGACCGCGCCGGCTGCGCGCTTCACGACGTCGATCTGGTGGACATGCACGAGGCCTTCGCGGCGCAGGTGCTGAGCGTGCTGAAACTGCTGGGCAGCGACGCCTTCGCGCGCCTCCGCCTGGCGCGATCGGCCGCGGTGGGGCGCATCGATCTCGAACGCCTGAACGTGCACGGCGGTTCGCTGGCGCTCGGCCATCCCTTTGCCGCCACCGGCGCGCGCATGGTCACCACCATGGCCAACGAGCTGGCCAGCACCGGCAAGCGTCGCGCCTTGCTGGGCATCTGCGCCGCCGGCGGTTTAGGCGCGGCGGCGGTGTTGGAAAACGCCGCTTCGGCCGGCCTCTGA